The sequence TCGTCCTGATCTCCCTGTTCAAGGGCAAGCTGCGGATGGCGGTGCTCGGCACCCTCGTCCCGTTCGTCGCGCTGGTCGGCGCGATCCGGCTGGCCCGCCCCACCTCGCCCTGGGCCCGCCGCTTCTACCGCCACCGCCACCGGGCCCGCTCCCGGGCGATGCTGCGGGCCTACCACCACGACGTGCGCTGGGCCGGGCCGCGCCGGAAGTTCCAGGACCTCATCGGCGGCGCCCCGGACCGGGTCCCGCTGCCGCCCGCCCCCAGGTCCTGACCGCCGCGCCGCGCCCCGCGCCACTCCCGTACGCCGCACACCACCAGGACGGCGGCGATGGCGGCCAGATGCTCGCGGCCCGCCAGGTTGTCCTTGACCAGGACCTCCACCACCATCGCGAGGACCACCAGCACCCCGGTGAACCGGGCGCGCCGCCGGAAGCAGACGTACACCGCGAGCCCGACGACCGCCGCCGAGGGACCGGTGTCCACCACCCGCGCGTCGGACGCGGGCAGCCCGAGGAACGTCCCCGGCCCGAGGGCCACGCCGATCCGGGCGTACAGCGTCCCCGCCAGCGTCGCCCCGTACGCCACCGCGAGCGTGCGCCACCGCCCCAGGCACACCTCGGCCACCCCGAACACCAGCAGGATCTGCGCCAGCGCGCCCCACACCGGCAGATCCGGAGCGGGCACGAACAGCGAGAGCGGGGTACGCAGCAGAGCGAGCGGGAGCGGGTCCTCGGCCCGGACGGCTCCGAGGGCCCGCACCGGCCCGTACCCCCACGCCCGGTTCTGCGCCAGGTGGACGGCGGCCGTCAGGGTCACCGCGGCCGGCGTCAGCGCGAGGGCCCGCACCCCGTGCGCGGCGAACCGCTGCCGTACGGGAGCGAACAGCCGGCCCCACTCGCGCACCGCCGCCCGGCGCAGCACGCCGAGAGGGGTCATCCGCTCTTCACGAACAGCATGGAACGGGCCCCCGGTCGGTCGGTGCTTCGGTCGGATCCCTCCCGAAGACGGACCGGGGCGGCGCGAAGTTCAGCGGCGCCGGAGTGACGCCGATCTCGTCCGCGCGTCGGAACCTGCGGCTCTCAGGCCCCGTCGACGGCCGCCGCGCCCTCGGCCTCCGGCGACGCCCCCGCCGCGTCGGCCTCCTCCTCGCCCCCGGCCTTCTCCGGCTCGCGCTCCGGGAGTTCGGCGGCCAGCGCCGCCGCGGCCCGCACCAGCGGCAGGGCCAGCAGCGCACCGCTGCCCTCGCCCACCGTCACACCGTGGTCCAGCAGCGGCGTCAGCGCCATCCGGTCCAGCGCCTTCGTCTGCGCGGGCTCCCCGCTGACCTGACCGGCCAGCCACCAGTCCGGCGCCCGGAACGCCGCCCGCTGCGCCACCAGCGCGCAGGCCGCCGAGACGACCCCGTCCAGGATCACCGGCATCCTGCGCACCGCGCTCTGCAGCAGGAACCCCGTCATCGCCGCCAGGTCCGCCCCGCCCGACGCGGCCAGCAGCTCCACCTGGTCGCCCAGCACCGGCCGGGCCCGGCGCAACGCGTCCCGGATCGCCGCGCACTTCCTCATCCACGCCAGGTCGTCGATGCCCGCACCGCCGCGCCCGGTCACCACGGAGGCGTCCGTGCCGCAGAGCGCGGCGACCAGCGTGGCCGCGGCCGTCGTGCCGCCCACGCTGAGGTCGCCGAGCACCACCAGGTCGGTGCCGGAGTCCGCCTCCTCGTCGGCCACGGCCATGCCGAGGCGGATCGCCTGCTCGGCCTCCTCGACGGTCATCGCGTCCTCGACGTCGATCCGCCCCGAACCCCGCCGCACCCGGTGCCGCACCACGGACTCGGGGAGCAGCTCCGGATCGCAGTCCAGCGACACGTCCACGATCCGCGTCGGCACCGAGAACCGCCGGGCCAGCACCGCGGCCGGGCTCGCCCCGTCCAGGACGGCCCGCACCAGCTCGTACGCGCCGCCCGCCGGCCGGCCCGAGACTCCCAGCTCCGCCACCCCGTGGTCACCGGCGAAGAGCACCAGCCGCGGCTGCTCGACGGCCCTGACCGGCACGGACTGCTGCGCGGCGCTGAGCCACTCGCCCAGCTCGTCCAGGCGCCCGAGCGCTCCCGGGGGGACGGTCAGCCGCTCGCGCCGCTCCTCGGCATCGCGCCGCACACCCCCGTCGGGGCGTTGGATCAGGTCGGAGAAGTCGTCCAGGTTCACGGAGGTCTGCCTCGCGGGTCGTCAGGTCGGATCCGGGTCCGGGAACCCGGCGGCGGGCCCCCGGGAACAGTACCGCCCGGCCCGCGGCAGCCGGGGCCCGCACGTGCTGACAGCCCCTCACCCCCGCAGCACCAGCACCTGTCCCGCCACCACCAGCAGCACCTGCTCGCACTCGGCCGCCACCGCCGCGTTCAGCCGCCCCAGCTCGTCCCGGAACCGCCGCCCCGCCGCCGTCGCCGGGACCACCCCCGACCCCACCTCGTTGGTCACCAGCACCACCGGCCGCCGGGTCGCGCGCACCGCGGCGACCAGCTCCGCGACCCGCTCCCGCAACACCGCCTCCCCGCCGTCGTGCCACCGCTCGTCCTCCCAGGCACCCACCCGGTCCATCGCGTCGGTCAGCCACAGCGACAGGCAGTCGATCAGCAGCGGCGGGCCGTCCGCCCCCAGCAGCCCCGTCAGCTCGCAGGTCTCCTCGGTCCGCCAGGCGCCCGGCCTGCGCTCCCGGTGCAGTCCGATCCGGGCCGCCCACTCCGGGTCCCCGTCGCGACGGCCGCCGGTCGCCACGTACACCACCTCCGGGAACGTCTCCAGACGCTGCTCCGCCTCCAGCGACTTCCCCGACCGCGCGCCCCCCGTCACCAGCACACGGAGCGGCACGTCCGGCACCGCGTGGTACTCGCCCACCACCAGCGTCGTCCCGTCCGGCACCGCCCGTGCCCCCGCTGCCGCGAGCCGCCGCTCCAGCGCCGGGCCCGGCGGGGCGTCGTGGTCCAGATGCGCCGCGATCACCTCGGTGGCCGCCCCGACCGCGCCCACCGCCCGCAGCCGGGCCACCGCGTCGGGGCGCCCGATCACGTCCAGGACGACCATCTCGTACGGCCGCTCCGCCCGCTCCGGCAGTCCGGAGGGAGCCGCGCCCGGCGGCAGGTAGAGCAGCCGGTCGCCCTCCGGGGAGGTCACCTCGTACCCGGTCCCCGGGGCGTCCATCGCCACGGCCCGTACCCGGTGCCCGCTGATCAGCGTCAGGACCTGGCCGTCCGGGACCCGCCCGGCGGGCGGCAGCAGGGCGGGCAGCTCGACGGCGGGACCGTCGTGCGGATGGGTCAGCAGCACCTGGCGGACCGCGGCCAGCGAACGCCCCGCCCTGGCCGCCGCGAACATCGCGCCGGGGGTGAGGTCCAGCAGCAGCGCGTCGTCCACCAGCAGGGCCGTCGCCGCCCGCGCCCACGGGCCGCGGGCCGAGGCGCAGACCGCGCACGGGCAGGAGGGGCGCGGCAGCCCGTCGGGGGCTCCGGTGCCGAGCAGTGTCAGTTCCACACCTTGATCCTCCCGTGTCCCCGCTCCGCCCGCCCGCCCGGCTAGGCTTCGGGCAGCAACGTGACCCAGGAGGCGGACATGGCGTGGACGTGGCGGTTCGAGAAGTCCGACGGTACGGAGACGGAGCCGGCGCTGCAGCCGGAGGAGTTCACCACCCAGGGCGACGCGGAGTCCTGGATCGGTGAACACTGGAAGGAACTCCTGGAGGGCGGTGCCGCACAGGTGACGCTCTTCGAGGACACCACCAAGATCTACGGTCCGATGAGCCTGCAGGCCGACGGAGCCTGAGGCCGGGCGCCGACGACCGGCGCGAAGGGGCGGGCGGTACGGGGATCTCCCGTACCGCCCGCCCCTTCCGCGTGCCCGCCCCGGGATGCCGGGTGGCCGCCCCGGGATGCCGGGTGGCCCGGAACCGCTGTGCGCGTCGGCGTCCGGTCCGGCCGTGCCGCCGGCGGTGTCATCCGGCTCCGCCATCCCTGTCCTTCCATAAAAATCCGTTCGACCGGTTTCTATTGACATACCGTTCGACCGGTTTTTACGATGTGCCGGTCGCTCCGGAGGGTCGTCGGGCGGCGGGTTCCGGCGTATGTGGCGGGCTTGCGGAGGGGAGAAGCGATGAGTGATCTCGAAAGTGGACCCGGAGAGCGGCTCGTGGTGGTCGGGGTGATGGGGGAGGCCGCCTCGTCGACGGAGAGCCTGCTGGCCTCGATGAGGCTGAACTGCCGAGGCGTCCAGACCGTCAATCTCGGTATGGGGGTCACCCTGGAGCAGGCCGCCGCCGAGCTGGCGCGCCGCCGTGACGCGCAGGCGCTGCTCCTCGTCTGCGCGACCGGAGTCCGTTCCGTGGCAGCGCAGTTGGCGGGCCTCGCGGAGCTGAGGACGTCGGGCTCGCTGGCCCGTCCGGTCTTCGTGGGAGGCACGGGCGGCGACTCCTGGCGGGAACTGCGGCCGCTGGCCGCCCAGCTGCGGGGGCTCGGGGTCGCCCAGGTCCTCGCGGACCTCGCGGACGCCGCCTACCTCCTGCCGGTGCGACGCGCGGAGTCGCGGGGCGGTCCGTCGGGGCCCTCACGCGTGGCGAGGACCCCGGCCAGGGCCGGCTGATCTTCGGCGATTTCCGCGAAACCATGCGACCGGTACTGTTCCTACGCGAGGATATCCATGGCGAAGCAAGAACGTTCCGAACGGACCCTTGAGCGGTTGGTGATGTCAGCAGCCGAACAATTCGCCGAGCAGGGGTTCGTGAGGGCCACCCTGGCCGATGTCAGCAAGTCGGCCGGAGTGACCAAAGGGGCGCTGTTCTTCCATTTCGCCACCAAGGATGAGCTTGCCGACGTGGTGCAAGCTCGCGGCAGGGACGTCCTGGAGACCCTCGTGGAAGATCTGCACGATCCCGGTGTCTCCCGCCTGCAAGCGCTCGTCGACATCACGCACTCCCTCAACGACCTGCTGCGCGAGAACGCGTTCGTACGCGCGAGCGTGCGGATCACTCGTGAACGCACGCACCGGGAACCGACGCCTCTGGACTTCTACCCCTTGTGGCTCGGGCGCCTGTGGCAGCTCCTGGACGACGCCCGCAAGGGCGGTGAGCTGGGCAGGACGGTGGCCGACGTCTCGGCGCGGACGCTGGTCACCGCTGCCGTCGCCGGTGTCGAGGCCCTCGCCTGGATGGGTGCTTCCCGGCAGGACGCCGAGAAGTGGCTGAGCGATCTGTGGGGGCTCGTCCTGCCCCTGCTGACCGCGGGGGACTCGGAGCGGCTGGTCAGAACCGGGGCCCCGCCCGAGGGCGCCGTGCGTGTCGACGTGGAGCGCTAGGAGGTGTCTCGCCGGTCGGGGCCCCACGTGCCGCAGCGCCATCGGTGCGGTGCGTCGGTCCCGGAGCGGCGTGACATCTGGAGGCCGTCTGCCGCATTCCATCGCATCGACGCATGGGGTGAAGGGGAGTCGGACAGTGGGAATGCTCACGGGGAAGACGGCGCTGGTCACCGGCGGGAGTCGCGGCATCGGGCGCGGCGTCGCCCGGAAGCTGGCCCGGGAGGGCGCGCGGGTGGCGGTCCACTACGGGCACAGTGAGGACGCGGCCCGGGAGACGGTCGAGCTGATACGACGGGACGGCGGCCGGGCTTTCGGGATGCGCGCCGAATTGGGCGTGCCGGGCGATGTGGCCGAGTTCTACGCCGGATTCGACCTCGGTCTCGCGCGTCAGGGGTGGGGCCCCGAGTTCGACATCCTGGTCAACAACGCGGGGGTGAGCGGGTCGGCGCGGATCGACGACGTCACCCCGGAGCTGTACGAACGCATCTTCGCGGTGAACACGAGATCCCTGGTCTTCCTGGTCCAGCAGGGCCTGAAGCGGATGCGTGACGGCGGGCGCATCATCAACATCTCGTCGGCGGCGACCAGGATCGCCTTCCCGGAGTCCGTCGTGTACGCGATGACCAAAGGGGCGATGAACACCTTCACCCTCGCCCTGGCCAAGGAGCTCGGCGGCCGCGGTATCACCGTGAACGCGGTCGAGCCGGGCTTCGTGGAGACCGAGATGAACGCCGCCCGGCGGGCCGCCCCCGAGCGGGCCGCCGAGCTGGCCTCGTGGTCCGTCTTCGACCGCCTGGGGCAGCCGTCGGACATCGCCGACGTCGTGGCCTTCCTCGCCTCCGACGGAGCCCGGTGGATCACCGGCCAGTGCATCGACGCCTCCGGCGGGTCCAAGCTCTGAACCGCCGTCGCCGCGGCGCTCGGACACACCGCACGGTGTGAGCCGGCGCCGCGGCGGTGACAGCTCAGGCGAGCGACACGGCCTGCCGGTCGTCGGCCGGCGCGTCGATCCCGGTACGCAGCTCGGGCGAGCCCGCCGGGTCGAACCGGGCGAGCCTGCGAGCGGGCACGAGTCCGGGAAGCAACCAGGTCCACATGTCGGTCACCCGCTGGTGCAGGTCCTCGCGCCCGGTCCGGACCTGCGAGGTGATCTGCACGCCGGCGAAGGCCCCGACGATGTAGATGGCGGCGTCGGTGACGCTGACCTCGGGTTTCACGTCACCGCGGCCCTGTGCGGGGGCCAGGGAGTCGCGGACTGTGTCGATCCAGTTGTTGTAGAGCGTGGGGTCCGGGTCGGTGAACGAGCCGAGCTCGATCACGAGCCTGATCCCGGCCCGGACACGGACGCTGCCACGCAGTTCGGCGGCCATGTGGTGCGTGAGGTCGATGGCCGTCTGAACGCCCGGACGCTCGGTCCGGGCGAGCAGGGACGTGATGTCGAACTGATCCGTCATCAGGGTGTGTGCCAGGGCTTCCTTCGACGGAAAGTGGAAGTACAGGGCCCCCTTGGTCACCCCGGCCCGCTGCGCGATCTCGCTGAGGCTGGTGCTGCCGAAGCCCGCCGCGTCGAACGCCTCCGCCGCGCCCTCCAGGATCGCCTCGCGGGTCACCTCTGCCCGCTCTTGCCGTGCTCTCGCCACTTCCCGCTCCTGTCCGCCGCGATGCGGATGGTGGTCTTCCATCCTCCCGGCCATCACCGCAGCTACCACTGATGGCAATCTTCCTTCCTCTTGCCAAAAAAAACCAGCCACCTAGTACGCTATAGCTCGCTCCATGAGAGATTCCCGGGCCGCGTTGCCCGACGTTTGTCCTGCTCAAGCCATGTAATGCCGCGAATCGCGCACATGCCAGGAGGCCAAGGATGACCGTAGCCATACAAGCCGACCGCCCGGATTTCCTGGAGATCGAGGGTGACGAGTCAGGGCTCTTCGACCAGGCTGTTCCCCGGGCGCTGGTGCACCGGGCGGCGATATCGGAGGTGCTGCTGACGGGGGTCAGATCCGGTGGGGGCGACCGCCTCCGCATGGGAGCGCAGTGGTCGCGCGGCCACAGCTACTACGGTGCCGTCGCCGGTCGGTGGCACGATCCGATGCTCTTCGCGGAGGCCATGCGCCAGGCCGGACTGCTGCTTGCCCACGAGACCCTGGGCATACCGCTCGGCTTCTCCTTCCTCACGGAGACCATGTCCTTCGACATCGCCGAGGAAGGCGTCCAGCTCGGCCGGGGGCCCGCCCATGTGGTGCTCGATGTGACGCTCCGCGATGTCGTCCGCCGCGGAGGCACCGTCTCCGGGTACGCCTACGACGTGGTGGCCCACCGGAACGGACGCCGTGTCGGATCGGGGAGCGTGGGGGCGAAGTGCGTCAACCCCGCCGTCTACCGCCGACTGCGCGGCGACTACACGGAGGCGACGCCTCCGCGCTCCCTGCCCGCCGCCATCAGCCCCGAACTCGTCGGACGCACCTGTGAGTTCGATGTGGTCCTGGCCGCGGAAACACGTGACGGCGCCCGTGCGCTGCGTGCCGACCCCGACCACCCGGTGCTGTTCGACCACCCGGTCGACCACCTCCCGGGCATGGTGCTCATGGAGGCCGCGCGCCAGGCCGCGCTCGACGCGCTCCGGTGCCCGGACGGGCTGCTCGTCGGCTGCGACGCCGAGTTCCACCGGTACGTGGAGTTCGACTCGCCCTGTCTGATTTCGACCTCGGGCCGGCACCGGGCCGGCCCCGGCCGCGAGGCACTGTCCGTCGCCTTCCACCAGGGCGGGGCCGCCGTCGCCGACTGCAAGGTCACCGTCAACGCCGGTGCGGAGAGTTGAGGATGCCCGTCGCCCCAGGTGCGGCGGGGGACCCGCCGGGTTCGTCCTCGATCCCGGCGAGTCGGCGAGTCGGGGGGGCCGGGGACGCCGGGCCGAGGCGCCGGCCTGTCGGCCCCTCTACCCGTTCCTTGCCGGGTGTTTCTTCCTCCGGCCGTCAGTAGCGGTAGTGGTCGGGCTTGTACGGTCCTTCGACCTCGACGCCGATGTACGCCGCCTGCTCGGGGCGCAGGGCCGTGAGCTTGACGCCGAGGGCGTCGAGGTGGAGACGGGCGACCTTCTCGTCGAGGTGCTTGGGCAGCACGTACACGTCGGTCGGGTACGCCTCGGGCTTCGTGAACAGCTCGATCTGCGCGAGCGTCTGGTCGGCGAAGCTGTTCGACATCACGAACGAGGGGTGCCCGGTCGCGTTCCCCAGGTTCAGCAGACGGCCCTCGGACAGCACGATGAGAACCTTGCCGTCGGGGAACGTCCAGGTGTGGACCTGCGGCTTGACCTCGTCCTTGACGACACCCTCGATCCGGGCCAGACCGGCCATGTCGATCTCGTTGTCGAAGTGGCCGATGTTCCCCACGATCGCCTGGTGCTTCATCCGGGCCATGTCCTTGGCCATGATGATGTCCTTGTTGCCCGTCGTGGTGATGAAGATGTCCGCCGTCTCCACCACCTCGTCCA is a genomic window of Streptomyces sp. YPW6 containing:
- the cobT gene encoding nicotinate-nucleotide--dimethylbenzimidazole phosphoribosyltransferase, encoding MNLDDFSDLIQRPDGGVRRDAEERRERLTVPPGALGRLDELGEWLSAAQQSVPVRAVEQPRLVLFAGDHGVAELGVSGRPAGGAYELVRAVLDGASPAAVLARRFSVPTRIVDVSLDCDPELLPESVVRHRVRRGSGRIDVEDAMTVEEAEQAIRLGMAVADEEADSGTDLVVLGDLSVGGTTAAATLVAALCGTDASVVTGRGGAGIDDLAWMRKCAAIRDALRRARPVLGDQVELLAASGGADLAAMTGFLLQSAVRRMPVILDGVVSAACALVAQRAAFRAPDWWLAGQVSGEPAQTKALDRMALTPLLDHGVTVGEGSGALLALPLVRAAAALAAELPEREPEKAGGEEEADAAGASPEAEGAAAVDGA
- a CDS encoding bifunctional adenosylcobinamide kinase/adenosylcobinamide-phosphate guanylyltransferase, encoding MELTLLGTGAPDGLPRPSCPCAVCASARGPWARAATALLVDDALLLDLTPGAMFAAARAGRSLAAVRQVLLTHPHDGPAVELPALLPPAGRVPDGQVLTLISGHRVRAVAMDAPGTGYEVTSPEGDRLLYLPPGAAPSGLPERAERPYEMVVLDVIGRPDAVARLRAVGAVGAATEVIAAHLDHDAPPGPALERRLAAAGARAVPDGTTLVVGEYHAVPDVPLRVLVTGGARSGKSLEAEQRLETFPEVVYVATGGRRDGDPEWAARIGLHRERRPGAWRTEETCELTGLLGADGPPLLIDCLSLWLTDAMDRVGAWEDERWHDGGEAVLRERVAELVAAVRATRRPVVLVTNEVGSGVVPATAAGRRFRDELGRLNAAVAAECEQVLLVVAGQVLVLRG
- a CDS encoding ScbR family autoregulator-binding transcription factor; this translates as MAKQERSERTLERLVMSAAEQFAEQGFVRATLADVSKSAGVTKGALFFHFATKDELADVVQARGRDVLETLVEDLHDPGVSRLQALVDITHSLNDLLRENAFVRASVRITRERTHREPTPLDFYPLWLGRLWQLLDDARKGGELGRTVADVSARTLVTAAVAGVEALAWMGASRQDAEKWLSDLWGLVLPLLTAGDSERLVRTGAPPEGAVRVDVER
- a CDS encoding SDR family oxidoreductase, whose translation is MGMLTGKTALVTGGSRGIGRGVARKLAREGARVAVHYGHSEDAARETVELIRRDGGRAFGMRAELGVPGDVAEFYAGFDLGLARQGWGPEFDILVNNAGVSGSARIDDVTPELYERIFAVNTRSLVFLVQQGLKRMRDGGRIINISSAATRIAFPESVVYAMTKGAMNTFTLALAKELGGRGITVNAVEPGFVETEMNAARRAAPERAAELASWSVFDRLGQPSDIADVVAFLASDGARWITGQCIDASGGSKL
- a CDS encoding ScbR family autoregulator-binding transcription factor, which codes for MARARQERAEVTREAILEGAAEAFDAAGFGSTSLSEIAQRAGVTKGALYFHFPSKEALAHTLMTDQFDITSLLARTERPGVQTAIDLTHHMAAELRGSVRVRAGIRLVIELGSFTDPDPTLYNNWIDTVRDSLAPAQGRGDVKPEVSVTDAAIYIVGAFAGVQITSQVRTGREDLHQRVTDMWTWLLPGLVPARRLARFDPAGSPELRTGIDAPADDRQAVSLA
- a CDS encoding ScbA/BarX family gamma-butyrolactone biosynthesis protein, whose amino-acid sequence is MTVAIQADRPDFLEIEGDESGLFDQAVPRALVHRAAISEVLLTGVRSGGGDRLRMGAQWSRGHSYYGAVAGRWHDPMLFAEAMRQAGLLLAHETLGIPLGFSFLTETMSFDIAEEGVQLGRGPAHVVLDVTLRDVVRRGGTVSGYAYDVVAHRNGRRVGSGSVGAKCVNPAVYRRLRGDYTEATPPRSLPAAISPELVGRTCEFDVVLAAETRDGARALRADPDHPVLFDHPVDHLPGMVLMEAARQAALDALRCPDGLLVGCDAEFHRYVEFDSPCLISTSGRHRAGPGREALSVAFHQGGAAVADCKVTVNAGAES